One segment of Anaerolineales bacterium DNA contains the following:
- a CDS encoding S-layer homology domain-containing protein: protein MDRKIITLLLGLLLFSSFLTGCAGTYKVEAAHVFDDVPDESTWGHAIQVLGYQGYVCGKKDRQFIPDATVNRAEMAVLLVRAKYGPDFVPESESVLWCQVWIDIAVADGLMSPDVDPTAPATRADVVALMWLMTQDARESSR from the coding sequence GTGGACCGGAAGATTATAACTTTGCTTTTAGGCCTTCTCCTCTTTTCAAGTTTTCTTACGGGTTGCGCGGGAACTTATAAAGTAGAAGCAGCCCATGTTTTCGACGATGTGCCTGACGAATCCACATGGGGACATGCCATCCAGGTCTTGGGATATCAAGGTTACGTATGTGGGAAAAAGGATCGCCAATTCATTCCTGATGCGACAGTAAATCGGGCTGAAATGGCGGTGTTATTGGTGCGTGCCAAGTATGGACCAGATTTCGTCCCTGAAAGCGAATCGGTTCTGTGGTGTCAAGTTTGGATTGATATAGCCGTGGCGGATGGCCTAATGAGTCCGGATGTTGACCCAACAGCACCAGCAACGAGAGCAGATGTTGTTGCTTTGATGTGGCTCATGACTCAAGACGCACGAGAAAGCAGTAGATAG
- a CDS encoding HAD family phosphatase, producing the protein MTSKYPGHAVLWDMDGVLVNTGELHYQSWKLALDEVGESFSREQFTATFGMNNAGILETVFGEDLTPDLYEKISNRKETSFREMVKGNAELLPGADTLLEKFKTLGMKQAIASSAPQENIDVLVGELKIGGYFDALVSGTGMPGKPDPAVFLLAARKLDVEPDDCIVIEDAIAGVEGARRAGMKCIAVTTTNSAEALRDADVVVETLVMVDDQMLSSLLKPKSPRLE; encoded by the coding sequence ATGACTTCGAAATACCCAGGCCACGCCGTATTATGGGACATGGACGGCGTGCTGGTCAATACGGGCGAACTGCACTACCAATCCTGGAAACTCGCATTGGATGAGGTTGGAGAATCCTTCTCACGGGAGCAGTTCACCGCGACATTCGGGATGAACAACGCGGGAATATTGGAAACCGTCTTCGGTGAAGACCTGACGCCCGACCTTTACGAGAAAATCAGCAATCGGAAGGAAACTTCGTTTCGCGAGATGGTCAAAGGGAACGCCGAACTCTTGCCGGGCGCCGACACTTTACTCGAAAAATTCAAGACACTGGGCATGAAGCAGGCCATCGCATCTTCTGCTCCGCAAGAGAACATCGATGTGTTGGTCGGAGAATTGAAAATTGGCGGGTATTTCGATGCCCTGGTATCCGGAACGGGCATGCCCGGTAAACCCGATCCGGCGGTCTTTCTCCTCGCGGCACGAAAACTGGACGTAGAACCGGACGACTGCATCGTGATCGAGGACGCCATCGCCGGCGTGGAAGGGGCACGCAGGGCGGGGATGAAATGCATCGCCGTGACGACCACCAACTCGGCCGAGGCATTGAGGGATGCAGATGTTGTTGTAGAAACACTGGTGATGGTCGACGATCAGATGCTCTCGTCTCTGCTGAAACCGAAATCCCCACGATTAGAGTAA